From Enterococcus wangshanyuanii, the proteins below share one genomic window:
- a CDS encoding Asp23/Gls24 family envelope stress response protein — translation MTEEVKENVAQLKSKLTFDDVVIKKIVGVVISEVDGILGLSGNLFTDFAERFRDNEDLTKGIDVEVGTKQVAVDVSVICQYDVDISMLFDKTVEKIKQAIHYMTGLDLVEFNMNVGDVMTKEQYLEKYRGKEATETVKTVN, via the coding sequence ATGACAGAAGAAGTTAAAGAGAATGTGGCTCAATTAAAATCGAAGTTGACTTTTGATGATGTCGTGATCAAAAAAATCGTAGGCGTTGTTATTTCGGAAGTTGACGGTATTTTAGGTCTGAGTGGAAATTTGTTTACGGATTTTGCAGAACGTTTTAGAGATAATGAGGATTTGACAAAAGGAATCGACGTTGAAGTTGGAACGAAACAAGTAGCCGTTGATGTTTCTGTTATTTGTCAGTACGATGTTGATATTTCTATGTTATTCGACAAAACAGTTGAGAAGATCAAACAAGCGATCCATTATATGACTGGGTTGGATCTTGTGGAATTCAATATGAATGTCGGTGATGTGATGACCAAAGAACAATATTTGGAAAAGTATCGAGGAAAAGAAGCGACTGAGACTGTTAAAACTGTAAATTAA
- a CDS encoding DUF2273 domain-containing protein yields MEQKQKEEWIKRLKPYRFRIIWTTLFFLLAVLFLWIGFGKTLVLLIFGAVGYLIGKMRDEDLDIYSLIDAVRGMIGI; encoded by the coding sequence ATGGAGCAAAAACAAAAAGAAGAGTGGATCAAACGGCTTAAACCGTACCGCTTTAGAATCATCTGGACAACCTTGTTTTTCTTATTGGCAGTACTTTTCCTTTGGATCGGCTTTGGGAAAACATTGGTTCTGCTGATTTTTGGTGCAGTAGGATATCTTATCGGTAAAATGCGGGATGAAGATTTGGATATCTATTCCTTGATCGATGCAGTACGCGGGATGATAGGAATTTAA
- the amaP gene encoding alkaline shock response membrane anchor protein AmaP, with protein sequence MRRFIKILFGLIALVLFIGTLGLLSQVLQIPWLSSIIGNFIIGHLWLFSFFEWILVILGGLLTLILLFVLSVSARRKRLVVKDGLNRTEVLRSTLIQIVQNAYDSVIHPDKTKVVVKIKGKEKVVVKLKIDVRSKEDFAPMADEIKLRVEEALAKALESIESSVTVSLKEKEPTNSTSFGKKQSRVV encoded by the coding sequence ATGAGGCGATTTATAAAGATCCTATTTGGATTGATCGCATTAGTACTTTTCATTGGAACGCTAGGGTTACTTAGCCAAGTACTCCAAATTCCCTGGCTATCTTCAATAATTGGGAATTTTATCATTGGTCATTTGTGGCTGTTCTCGTTTTTTGAGTGGATTTTGGTGATTTTAGGCGGTCTTTTGACTCTTATTTTATTGTTTGTCTTATCTGTTTCTGCGCGCCGCAAGCGATTGGTTGTAAAAGATGGGCTGAACCGTACGGAGGTTCTTAGAAGCACCCTTATTCAAATTGTGCAAAATGCCTATGATTCAGTGATTCATCCAGATAAAACAAAAGTAGTTGTCAAGATCAAAGGAAAAGAAAAGGTCGTCGTTAAACTGAAAATCGACGTTCGTAGTAAGGAAGACTTTGCCCCAATGGCGGATGAGATTAAATTACGGGTGGAAGAAGCGTTGGCTAAGGCGTTAGAATCGATCGAAAGTAGTGTGACCGTTTCTTTAAAGGAAAAAGAACCAACAAATTCTACTTCATTTGGAAAAAAACAATCACGAGTCGTTTAG
- a CDS encoding AI-2E family transporter yields the protein MEKKQETRWIKFLGGKNLLFTLVALLLLGAVIFIFHQVGFIFGPIGVVFKTIIGPTILALILYYLFNPVVNWLEKHKVKRVYGVSAIFVVLITLLVVGIILVVPIIQKQVDGLVKSFPQYMEDLNKMVADFFHNSAFEKPLADALASVQNWFDNVSDKIGSYFSKAVEGASTVFSTLTGFALIMVTAPIITFFLLKDDQKFFSFVLSIIPPRFRKDAKEIGATMSSQVGAYLKGQILVSIAIGILTFIGFWLIKVPYSGTLSIIVGVTAVIPYIGPVIAFIPAAIVALMVSFGMFIKMSIVWMIVQMLNGHLIAPQVMGKRLVVHPLTIVIVLLVMGDLLGMFGLIFGIPIYAIAKVLVTYIFRKFKQRYNQYYGESGEYEDTEFSKEEYLDE from the coding sequence TTGGAAAAGAAACAAGAAACACGCTGGATCAAATTTCTTGGGGGAAAAAATCTGTTATTTACGCTCGTAGCTTTACTGTTATTAGGTGCAGTGATTTTCATTTTTCACCAAGTTGGCTTTATCTTTGGTCCGATCGGGGTTGTATTTAAGACGATTATAGGTCCAACAATTTTAGCATTGATTTTATATTATTTATTTAACCCGGTTGTAAATTGGCTGGAAAAGCACAAGGTAAAACGAGTGTATGGTGTATCAGCTATTTTTGTTGTATTGATCACATTGCTCGTTGTTGGGATTATTTTGGTCGTTCCAATCATCCAAAAGCAAGTGGATGGTCTGGTCAAAAGTTTTCCTCAATATATGGAAGATCTCAACAAAATGGTTGCTGACTTTTTCCATAATTCCGCATTCGAAAAGCCTTTAGCAGATGCATTAGCTAGTGTTCAAAATTGGTTCGACAATGTGTCGGATAAAATCGGTAGTTATTTTTCAAAAGCAGTTGAAGGAGCTTCAACTGTGTTTTCAACACTGACTGGTTTTGCACTTATAATGGTCACGGCACCGATCATCACTTTCTTTTTACTAAAGGATGATCAAAAATTCTTTTCATTTGTGTTAAGTATTATACCGCCTCGTTTTAGAAAAGATGCCAAAGAAATCGGAGCAACGATGAGCAGTCAAGTAGGTGCCTATTTAAAAGGTCAAATCCTAGTATCGATCGCGATCGGTATTTTGACCTTCATCGGTTTTTGGCTGATCAAAGTACCTTACTCAGGTACACTATCGATCATTGTTGGTGTGACAGCTGTGATTCCTTATATTGGTCCAGTGATCGCGTTTATTCCAGCTGCGATCGTTGCTTTAATGGTTTCGTTTGGAATGTTTATCAAAATGAGTATTGTCTGGATGATCGTCCAAATGCTGAATGGTCATTTGATTGCGCCGCAAGTGATGGGAAAACGTCTTGTTGTCCATCCATTGACCATTGTGATCGTTTTGTTAGTAATGGGTGATTTACTCGGCATGTTTGGGTTGATTTTTGGGATTCCGATTTATGCGATTGCTAAAGTATTGGTTACTTATATTTTCCGTAAATTCAAACAACGTTATAATCAGTACTATGGAGAGAGTGGAGAGTACGAGGATACTGAATTTTCCAAAGAAGAATACTTAGATGAATAA
- a CDS encoding ribonuclease J — protein MSTIKIVPLGGVRENGKNMYIAEVEDEIFVLDCGLKYPENELLGIDVVIPDFTYLEENIDRVAGVFLTHGHADAIGALPYLLAKVHVPVFGTELTIELAKLNVGDHAESKNFDDFHVVDAHTEIDFAHATISFFRTTHTIPDSIGINLKTKEGNIVYTGDFKFDQSAIPMYQTDFGRLAEIGNEGVLALLSDSSNAENPSQVVSELQIADEVFDTIRYWEGRIIVACVASNLQRVQQILDAAHRSDRKIVLTGQDFQRIINTAIKLDKLKLPSEDLIIGVKEMKKYQAEQLIILETGTMGEPIKSLQKMANKTHRTIKIQEGDLVYITTTPTTAMETAVAKTEDIVYRAGGVVKQISDNMRVSGHASPTDLQLMLNLIKPKYFIPVQGEYRQLAAHADLAHELGIPYKNIFITGRGDILEYTKNKMTVAGSTTAENIMIDGIGVGDIGNIVLRDRRILSEDGIFVAVVTINRREKRIVSPAKITSRGFVYVKTSKDLMKESSNIVTEIVEKHLESSDFEWSKLKQDIREQLSRYLFEQTKRRPVILPVIMEATQRKGRKASN, from the coding sequence GTGAGTACAATAAAAATCGTTCCCTTAGGCGGCGTTCGTGAAAATGGTAAAAATATGTACATCGCAGAAGTGGAAGATGAAATTTTTGTGCTGGATTGCGGATTAAAATATCCAGAAAATGAACTGCTGGGGATTGATGTGGTCATTCCTGATTTTACGTATTTGGAAGAAAACATTGATCGAGTTGCCGGGGTTTTCTTAACACATGGTCATGCAGATGCGATTGGAGCGTTACCGTATCTGTTAGCCAAAGTTCATGTACCAGTTTTTGGTACGGAGTTAACGATCGAGTTAGCTAAATTAAACGTAGGTGATCATGCTGAATCAAAAAACTTTGATGATTTTCACGTAGTTGATGCACATACGGAAATCGATTTTGCGCATGCAACAATCAGCTTTTTCAGAACCACACATACGATTCCTGACTCAATCGGAATCAATCTGAAAACCAAAGAAGGCAATATTGTCTACACAGGTGATTTCAAATTTGATCAAAGTGCAATACCGATGTATCAAACTGATTTTGGGCGTTTAGCAGAAATCGGAAACGAGGGTGTTCTTGCCTTATTGAGTGATTCGTCAAATGCTGAAAATCCTTCACAAGTTGTTTCTGAACTTCAAATTGCAGATGAAGTATTCGATACGATTCGTTACTGGGAAGGCCGTATTATCGTAGCTTGCGTGGCAAGTAATTTGCAACGTGTGCAGCAAATTTTAGACGCTGCCCATCGCTCTGATCGCAAGATCGTTTTAACAGGACAAGATTTCCAACGAATCATCAACACAGCGATCAAGTTAGATAAGTTAAAGTTACCAAGTGAAGATTTGATCATCGGTGTCAAAGAAATGAAAAAATATCAGGCGGAGCAACTGATCATTCTGGAAACAGGAACGATGGGTGAGCCAATCAAATCGCTGCAGAAAATGGCGAACAAAACCCACCGTACGATCAAAATCCAGGAAGGTGATTTAGTTTACATCACGACTACGCCAACAACAGCGATGGAAACAGCTGTTGCCAAAACAGAAGATATCGTTTATCGTGCTGGCGGTGTTGTCAAACAAATCTCAGATAATATGCGTGTGTCTGGTCATGCTAGTCCGACAGATTTACAGCTGATGTTAAACTTGATCAAACCTAAATATTTCATTCCTGTACAAGGAGAGTACCGGCAATTAGCAGCACATGCTGACTTAGCACATGAATTAGGTATTCCTTATAAGAACATTTTTATCACAGGTCGCGGTGATATTCTTGAATATACGAAGAATAAGATGACAGTAGCTGGTAGTACAACTGCTGAAAATATTATGATCGATGGAATCGGTGTTGGTGATATCGGTAATATCGTTCTACGCGATCGTCGAATTCTATCAGAAGATGGTATTTTTGTTGCTGTTGTGACGATCAATCGCCGTGAAAAGCGGATCGTTTCTCCTGCTAAAATTACCTCAAGAGGCTTTGTTTATGTTAAAACAAGCAAAGACTTGATGAAAGAAAGTAGCAATATCGTGACTGAGATCGTTGAAAAACATCTCGAAAGCAGCGATTTTGAGTGGAGTAAGTTGAAACAAGACATCCGGGAGCAATTGAGCCGTTATTTGTTTGAACAAACGAAACGTCGTCCAGTGATCCTACCAGTTATCATGGAGGCTACTCAAAGAAAAGGACGCAAGGCATCAAATTAG
- the dapA gene encoding 4-hydroxy-tetrahydrodipicolinate synthase yields the protein MNLENATIITAMVTPFDENGAIDFSRLPQLVNHLLDNHTEGIILAGTTGESPTLTHDEEIELFNEVIRLVDGRVPIICGVGTNDTRDSVEFVKEISAIRGIDAGLAVVPYYNKPNQEGLYQHFKAIAEASDLPIILYNVPGRTVASLDVATSLRLAELKNIVAIKECFGLDALTELVEKAPKDFLVYTGEDSLAFSNKAIGGQGVISVASHVFGTEMYNMYQALDQGDLKKAAAIQRQLLPKMNVLFSVPSPAPVKAALNHLGIAVGDLRLPLVSCTSEEKAKILSILDL from the coding sequence ATGAATTTAGAAAATGCAACGATCATCACAGCTATGGTCACACCTTTTGACGAAAATGGTGCAATCGATTTTTCTAGATTGCCTCAATTGGTGAATCATCTGCTTGATAATCATACAGAAGGAATAATTTTAGCAGGTACAACGGGAGAATCCCCTACTTTGACTCATGATGAAGAAATCGAGTTGTTCAATGAAGTGATTCGTTTAGTTGATGGGCGTGTACCGATCATTTGTGGTGTGGGAACCAATGATACACGTGATTCAGTTGAATTTGTCAAAGAAATTTCTGCTATTAGAGGGATCGATGCTGGTTTAGCTGTTGTTCCTTATTACAATAAACCAAATCAAGAAGGATTATATCAACATTTTAAAGCCATTGCTGAAGCAAGTGATTTACCGATCATTTTGTATAATGTGCCGGGAAGAACGGTTGCCAGCCTTGATGTAGCAACAAGTTTGCGTTTAGCAGAGTTGAAAAATATCGTGGCCATCAAAGAATGTTTTGGTTTAGATGCCTTAACTGAGTTGGTTGAGAAAGCGCCAAAAGACTTTTTAGTGTATACTGGAGAAGATTCCTTAGCTTTTTCAAATAAAGCGATAGGTGGACAAGGGGTCATTTCGGTAGCCAGTCATGTTTTTGGTACGGAAATGTATAACATGTATCAAGCACTGGATCAAGGAGATTTAAAAAAAGCAGCAGCGATTCAACGGCAATTACTGCCTAAGATGAATGTACTGTTTTCAGTACCATCTCCTGCGCCAGTTAAAGCGGCGTTAAATCATTTAGGCATTGCTGTCGGTGATTTACGTTTACCTCTTGTATCTTGTACTTCTGAAGAAAAGGCGAAAATTTTAAGCATATTGGATCTATGA
- a CDS encoding aspartate-semialdehyde dehydrogenase: MKEKYNVAIVGATGAVGTKMIEMLADSTLPLNHVKLLASKRSAGKELTFKGQTLVIEELVPESFENVDIALFSAGGSISKQFAPEAVKRGAVVIDNTSHFRMDPEVPLVVPEVNPHALKRHKGIIANPNCSTIQLMVALEPIRKAYGLDRLIVSTYQAVSGAGIHAMEELKSQAVDYINGTPADQLKATILPSGGDKKHYPIAFNALPQIDVFSDEDYTYEEWKMINETKKIMEDDSIKVVATCVRIPVLSGHSESVYIEVKEDGADVAKIKQLIAEAPGAVLQDDPSQQIYPQALTSIDRKETFVGRIRKDIDIDKGYHMWVVSDNLLKGAAWNSVQIAETLHAMDLVGVE, from the coding sequence ATGAAAGAAAAGTATAATGTTGCCATAGTAGGAGCAACTGGGGCTGTTGGAACAAAGATGATCGAAATGTTGGCTGATTCGACATTGCCGTTGAACCATGTCAAACTTTTGGCATCGAAACGTTCTGCTGGTAAAGAACTAACATTTAAAGGACAGACATTAGTAATCGAAGAGTTAGTTCCTGAGTCATTTGAAAATGTCGACATCGCTTTGTTTAGTGCAGGCGGAAGTATCTCTAAACAATTTGCTCCTGAAGCGGTAAAACGAGGAGCTGTGGTTATCGATAATACGAGTCATTTTAGAATGGATCCAGAAGTTCCTCTAGTAGTTCCAGAGGTCAATCCGCACGCATTGAAACGTCACAAAGGAATCATCGCTAATCCAAACTGTTCAACGATCCAATTGATGGTGGCACTTGAGCCGATTCGTAAAGCGTATGGATTGGATCGGTTGATCGTATCGACCTATCAGGCAGTTAGCGGAGCTGGTATCCATGCAATGGAAGAGCTAAAATCACAGGCGGTAGACTACATCAATGGAACACCAGCCGATCAGCTTAAAGCAACGATTTTACCGAGTGGTGGAGATAAAAAACATTATCCGATCGCGTTTAATGCGTTGCCGCAGATCGATGTTTTCTCAGATGAGGATTACACATACGAAGAATGGAAAATGATCAATGAAACGAAGAAGATCATGGAAGATGACAGCATCAAAGTTGTTGCAACATGTGTACGGATTCCGGTATTGTCTGGACATTCAGAATCTGTCTATATCGAAGTCAAAGAAGATGGCGCAGATGTGGCTAAAATCAAGCAGTTGATAGCAGAAGCACCTGGCGCTGTATTACAGGACGATCCAAGTCAGCAAATTTATCCGCAGGCTTTGACAAGCATCGATCGTAAGGAAACTTTTGTTGGACGGATCCGCAAAGATATCGATATCGATAAAGGATACCATATGTGGGTCGTCTCTGATAACTTGTTAAAAGGAGCAGCGTGGAATTCCGTTCAAATTGCTGAAACATTGCATGCAATGGATTTGGTTGGTGTTGAATAA
- a CDS encoding S-ribosylhomocysteine lyase has protein sequence MARVESFELDHNTVKAPYVRLAGTEKNGEALIEKYDLRFLQPNEDELPTAAVHTLEHLLAVNLRDHLEGIIDISPMGCRTGFYMIMWNEHSPKEIRDALVNVLNFIVETDFVPAVSAKECGNYKDHSLFSAQEYAKIVLEKGISLDPFERVL, from the coding sequence ATGGCACGTGTTGAAAGTTTTGAATTAGACCACAATACAGTAAAAGCCCCTTATGTGCGCTTAGCTGGTACAGAAAAAAATGGGGAAGCGCTGATCGAAAAGTACGACCTACGCTTCTTACAGCCAAATGAAGATGAATTGCCGACAGCTGCAGTTCACACACTAGAACATCTATTAGCAGTAAACTTACGTGATCATTTAGAAGGAATCATCGACATCTCTCCAATGGGCTGCCGCACTGGTTTTTATATGATCATGTGGAATGAACATTCACCAAAAGAAATTCGCGATGCGTTAGTAAACGTGCTTAATTTTATTGTTGAAACAGATTTCGTTCCTGCTGTTTCTGCAAAAGAATGTGGAAATTACAAAGATCACTCTTTATTTTCTGCACAAGAATATGCAAAAATCGTTTTAGAAAAAGGAATCAGCTTAGATCCTTTTGAACGAGTACTTTAA
- a CDS encoding ZIP family metal transporter: MFTDWLLSLEAWQQALVGTGFTYFMTALGAALVFFFKEIKKDILNLMLGFASGVMIAASFWSLLDPAIKQAEENGSIAWLVVSFGFGLGGLFLYIADKTLPHMHFGPNHEKEGLPSHLKRTILLVFSITLHNIPEGLAVGVAFGAANSADDPTKAVLAAVSVALGIGIQNFPEGAAVSIPLRQENLSRKKAFLYGQASGIVEPIAGIIGAILVTKVTMLLPYALAFAAGAMIYVVVEELIPEAQQTVTSRRHFAVFGVMLGFIIMMILDVALG, translated from the coding sequence GTGTTTACTGACTGGTTATTATCACTGGAGGCTTGGCAGCAAGCGTTGGTAGGAACAGGATTTACCTATTTCATGACTGCTTTGGGAGCAGCATTGGTTTTTTTCTTTAAGGAAATAAAAAAAGATATTTTGAATTTAATGCTGGGGTTTGCCTCAGGGGTGATGATCGCTGCGAGTTTCTGGTCTTTGCTTGACCCGGCTATCAAACAAGCAGAAGAAAACGGCAGTATTGCTTGGCTGGTCGTAAGTTTCGGGTTTGGTTTAGGCGGATTGTTTTTATATATTGCTGATAAGACGTTGCCCCATATGCATTTTGGCCCGAATCATGAAAAAGAAGGGTTGCCGAGTCATCTAAAACGTACGATTTTACTCGTTTTCTCTATTACATTACATAATATTCCAGAAGGATTAGCAGTCGGAGTAGCCTTTGGCGCAGCAAACTCAGCAGATGATCCAACAAAAGCTGTCTTGGCGGCAGTTTCTGTTGCTCTAGGAATCGGGATTCAAAATTTTCCGGAAGGTGCAGCAGTGTCGATTCCTTTACGTCAAGAAAATCTAAGCCGGAAAAAGGCCTTTCTGTATGGTCAAGCTTCAGGAATTGTCGAACCTATCGCAGGGATCATTGGAGCTATCTTGGTAACGAAGGTCACCATGCTATTGCCCTATGCACTGGCTTTTGCAGCAGGAGCAATGATTTATGTAGTAGTTGAAGAACTGATTCCAGAAGCGCAGCAAACAGTAACTAGCAGAAGACACTTTGCAGTCTTTGGCGTAATGCTCGGTTTCATTATTATGATGATATTAGATGTGGCATTGGGATGA
- a CDS encoding CsbD family protein has translation MADLNGRLDDAKDKVEGTAKEVQGKVTDDKGKELEGKAQSTFADAKDKARDAGDDIKEGAESLGDKIKEGFEDIKEKFHKHDDK, from the coding sequence ATGGCAGATTTAAATGGACGTTTAGATGATGCAAAGGATAAAGTTGAAGGTACCGCTAAAGAAGTTCAAGGGAAAGTAACCGATGATAAAGGGAAAGAACTTGAAGGTAAAGCACAATCAACTTTTGCAGATGCAAAAGATAAAGCTCGTGATGCCGGTGACGATATCAAAGAGGGTGCTGAATCACTTGGTGACAAGATCAAAGAAGGCTTTGAAGATATCAAAGAAAAATTCCACAAACATGATGATAAGTAG
- the scrK gene encoding fructokinase ScrK has protein sequence MRTLLGSIEAGGTKFVCAVGTDDLEILERVSFPTTTPEETMALVIDFFKQYDLQAIGIGSFGPIDIHEDSPTYGHITSTPKLAWQEYDFVGEMKRHFDLPIAWTTDVNAAAYGEYVKGHGKGLSSCVYYTIGTGVGAGAIQNGHFIEGFSHPEMGHTTLRRHSDDLFEGSCPFHGDCLEGMVAGPAIEKRTGIKGQDLEETHPFWEIEAYYIAQVAYNTTLMFSPEVIIFGGGVMKQDHMLEKVRQEFEKLVNGYVKTPPLKEYIVTPALVDDPGTIGCLALAKEKIR, from the coding sequence ATGAGAACGTTATTAGGAAGTATTGAAGCTGGCGGCACAAAATTTGTATGTGCTGTTGGAACAGATGACCTAGAAATTTTAGAAAGAGTGAGTTTTCCGACAACGACTCCGGAAGAAACAATGGCTTTGGTCATCGATTTTTTCAAGCAATATGACCTTCAGGCGATCGGTATTGGTTCGTTTGGACCAATCGATATTCATGAGGATTCGCCAACATATGGTCATATCACTTCTACACCAAAGTTGGCTTGGCAAGAATATGATTTCGTCGGAGAGATGAAGCGGCATTTCGATCTTCCTATTGCTTGGACAACAGATGTTAATGCTGCGGCTTACGGTGAATATGTTAAAGGTCATGGCAAAGGGCTATCTAGCTGTGTGTATTATACGATCGGTACGGGCGTAGGAGCTGGTGCGATTCAAAATGGTCATTTCATTGAAGGATTCAGTCATCCTGAGATGGGGCATACCACGCTTAGAAGACATTCAGACGATCTGTTTGAAGGAAGTTGTCCTTTTCATGGCGATTGTTTGGAAGGAATGGTCGCAGGGCCTGCAATTGAAAAAAGAACAGGGATCAAAGGACAAGATCTAGAAGAAACGCATCCATTCTGGGAGATTGAAGCATATTATATCGCACAGGTCGCCTATAACACAACGCTGATGTTTTCACCTGAGGTCATTATTTTTGGCGGTGGCGTAATGAAGCAGGACCATATGCTGGAAAAGGTGCGTCAAGAGTTTGAAAAACTTGTAAACGGCTATGTTAAAACACCTCCGTTGAAAGAATACATTGTTACGCCTGCATTGGTAGATGATCCAGGCACGATCGGGTGTTTAGCTTTGGCCAAAGAGAAAATAAGATGA
- a CDS encoding aldose epimerase family protein produces MEAVEITQKDFGESTILYSLTNNNGITLCVSNLGARIVDLIVSVAGEKRNIVLGFDSAKEYIEKDLYIGATVGRVAGRIIKGQFTVNDKKYQLPVDPLNGNTLHGGAKSFESRLWKSRTEETEERISVIFTYESPDQEHGFPGNLKAEVMYSLTNEDEWIIDYQATTDQPTIYNPTNHVYFNLTGDVTKTVDQHSLFIDADRFAVVDEMTSVTGELRDVTDTPFDFRNNTSIEQVFKTNYKQNVMVDGLDHPFLLNQTGFEKPQAIVTSPKSDVSIEMYTDRPVVVVFTAQFGENSPEMRGTKMVSHGGIALETQVSPGAGVFDGFGDISLYPDRPFHSRTVYKIKRSL; encoded by the coding sequence ATGGAAGCGGTGGAAATCACACAGAAAGATTTTGGCGAATCTACAATTTTGTATTCGCTTACTAATAATAACGGGATTACGTTATGCGTATCTAATTTAGGTGCACGAATCGTTGATTTGATCGTGTCTGTGGCTGGTGAAAAGCGAAATATTGTTTTGGGGTTTGACTCCGCGAAAGAATATATTGAAAAAGATCTTTACATCGGTGCGACGGTTGGACGAGTAGCCGGAAGAATCATAAAAGGACAATTTACAGTCAATGATAAGAAATACCAATTACCAGTCGATCCACTTAATGGAAATACGCTTCACGGAGGAGCCAAAAGCTTTGAATCACGACTTTGGAAGTCTCGGACAGAAGAAACGGAAGAAAGAATTTCAGTGATTTTTACGTATGAAAGTCCTGATCAAGAGCATGGTTTTCCAGGGAATTTGAAAGCAGAAGTAATGTATTCTTTGACAAATGAAGATGAATGGATCATTGATTATCAGGCAACGACAGATCAGCCTACAATTTACAATCCGACAAACCATGTGTATTTTAATTTGACAGGCGATGTGACAAAAACAGTTGATCAGCATTCTCTATTTATTGATGCAGATCGTTTTGCAGTGGTAGATGAAATGACTTCTGTCACAGGAGAACTGCGTGATGTCACGGATACACCTTTTGATTTTAGAAACAATACTTCAATAGAACAAGTTTTTAAGACGAACTATAAACAAAATGTGATGGTTGATGGGTTAGATCACCCATTTCTATTAAATCAAACAGGTTTTGAAAAGCCGCAGGCGATTGTCACTTCACCTAAATCAGATGTATCGATTGAAATGTATACGGATCGTCCAGTTGTTGTTGTTTTTACAGCTCAATTTGGCGAAAATAGTCCAGAAATGAGAGGGACTAAGATGGTCAGTCATGGCGGAATCGCTTTAGAAACCCAAGTGAGCCCTGGTGCTGGTGTTTTTGATGGTTTTGGTGACATTTCATTATATCCAGATCGTCCATTTCATAGCCGAACTGTCTACAAAATCAAAAGATCATTATAA
- a CDS encoding ABC transporter permease, with amino-acid sequence MNSIIKVEMFKMFKRRIFIGIILLSSFSLIYALGIYFKWQFILINGRLDVISFATSMWALLMMLGIPLVLFSFLGASILGGEINEGQILLEIIRTKSREKLVIGKFFAVSLVLIICYMLNIVLSTLFYTIFVANSEHGQGLLVDFKRYHLHLVLQSAAGGIFLLLFITVGMFFSISFGTFRAVIFSMLLFVGLKFIANIDSINKWLPGYYTLVDDSDYSSLVMIYQLVLIIVLSILVLIMTNRQMGKKDL; translated from the coding sequence ATGAATAGTATTATTAAAGTCGAAATGTTTAAAATGTTTAAAAGAAGGATTTTTATTGGAATCATTCTTTTAAGTAGCTTTTCTTTGATTTATGCATTAGGAATTTACTTTAAGTGGCAATTTATACTAATCAATGGAAGGTTAGATGTCATTTCTTTTGCAACCAGTATGTGGGCGTTATTAATGATGTTAGGAATTCCTTTAGTGCTATTTTCTTTTTTAGGAGCGTCAATTTTAGGTGGAGAAATTAATGAAGGACAAATTCTTCTGGAAATTATTCGAACGAAATCTCGTGAAAAATTAGTAATAGGGAAATTTTTTGCCGTATCATTAGTGCTAATTATTTGCTACATGTTAAATATTGTATTATCAACGTTGTTTTATACTATATTTGTAGCTAACTCTGAACATGGGCAAGGACTACTTGTTGATTTTAAAAGATATCATTTACATTTGGTGCTTCAAAGTGCAGCAGGAGGCATTTTTTTACTCCTGTTCATTACTGTAGGGATGTTTTTTTCAATAAGCTTTGGCACTTTTAGGGCAGTTATATTTTCTATGTTACTTTTCGTTGGATTAAAGTTCATTGCAAATATTGATTCAATCAATAAATGGTTGCCAGGCTATTATACTCTTGTAGACGACAGTGATTATTCAAGCCTTGTCATGATTTATCAACTAGTTTTAATAATAGTGTTATCGATTTTAGTACTAATTATGACAAACAGACAGATGGGAAAGAAGGATTTGTAA